The sequence GACAAGCCCGCGTGCGCCGCAAGGTTGGGCGGCCGGGAGCCCGGCTATACCGGGGACGAGGCTGAAGAGTTCAGAGACATGGGAGCAGGTGACGGGCGCAATGTTGGCCCGGCGATTGTGCACCCACGCTACGCGGCGATAGCTGGGGTGACTCCTGGCACCACCGCTCGCCTCCACGGCCAGCGACAATGACCGCATGAAGCTCTGTCCGATCTGGAATGCGCGCGTCAGGTCGTCCCACTCCCCGGCCCCTTCCTCCACCCATCCAACACCCGCTGCTGCTCCCGCGCCGTCAACTCCGACAACAGGCGCCCCCCAAACTCCGCCGGCAGCTCCGGCAACCCCCCGAACTTCCGACGGTACCACGCCTCAATCTTCTTCCAACGCCGCTCCCGCCGCTCCGCCTTCCGGCTCGCCTGAACCGGCTCCGGATACCGCTCCCGCAGACGCGCAAGCCGCCGCTCACGCTCCTCCACCGGCACCAGCGTCGCCTCCCACCGCCGCTTCCCCTCGGCGCTCGCGTCATACGGCTCCGGGATCACCACCGCCCGCTCCGGCAGGCTCTCTAATAGTCGTCGCGCCAGGTCGCGCCGCTCATCCTCGCTGAGCGTCGTGAAGTCAAAGTCGGCGGTCACCGACACCCGTAACCGACGCGTGTCGCTCGGCGACCAGCTCCGCTCGCCGCCCAGCGCCACCCCCATTTGCGACGCCTTGTTCCGCACCGACTTGGGCGATCGCGAAAGCGCGCGCGCGATCCCGCTGGTCACCACCCCGTCCCTGGCCAGCCGGACCAGCTCCTCCATCTCCTCGCGCGTCCAGAACTGATGGCTGCGCCTGCCAATACGCACACGACTCGGCGCCATCCTTAAGGGTCTCCGCTGCGGGATGCGAGGAATACGACGTCCGTTTGTAACGGTTTCACTGGTGGGGCTCCCACGGGACTGTCCCGTCTTCCTTTAAGGGTAGGAGCACTGAACTCCGGGCGATACCGCTCCATACGCCGCCCCTCCGCGCCCGCCCGACCAGGCGCCCCCGTTCCCGCCCAGCCCCACCCGACCGGAATCCCCCGCGTTCCGCCGCGACGACGACCCGGCGCGCCGCGACGACGGCAAGACTCGACGCGACGATCGCTGGTCCGGCCGCGACAACGCCTGACCTGGCCGCGAAGGTCGCGAGTCACGACCGAACGACGCCTGGCCCGGCCACGACGACAGCTGGACCAGACAGGACGACGACAAGCCAGGCCGCGACAACGCCCGGCCCGAACGCGACGACAGCAAGTCACGCCGCAACGACGACAAGCCGGGCCACGACGACGCCCGACCCGCACGCGCCGACGACAAGTCGCGCCGCGACGACGCCTGGCCCAAACGCGACGACGCCTGACCCCGAACGCGACAACGGCAAGTCACGCCGCGACGACGCCTGGCCCAAACGAGACGACGCCTGACCCGGGCAAGACGACGCCGAGTCACGACGCAACGACGACAAACCCGGCCACGACGACGGCCGACCCGCACGCACCGACGACAAGTCACGCCGCGACGACGCCTGTCCCTGACGAGACGACGCCTGACCCGAGCGAGACAACGACAGGCACAACCGAAACGACGACCAACCCACACCTCAACACCATCGACCACCCATGACCATCACCACCCACCCCAAACGCGCGAGCCACCTGCCGCGCGCTCCGCCCCCACACGGGGGCCACCAGCCCACAAGCAGCAACCCGCACCCAGCATCACCGCCTCACCCTGGGGCGGTGCTCACATCCATATGGAGAACCCCTGTTATGAAGTCCGATCGCAAGCAGGTCCTGTTCACGCTCCGCCGCGTCCACGACTTCCTCAACGCGGAGGCGCGCCCCGAACCCCTCGCCACCCCCATTCGCGACCTGGCCGGCGTCATCGGCCGGCTCGAGACCTTTGGAGCGCGGCAGGAGGAACACCACCGCCGGATGCAGCTCCTCACCACGCAGCTGAAAGCGCAGGGGCGCCGCGTCCGCGGTGTGCACATGAGGGCGATCATCCTGGCCGCCCGCGCGATCCTGCCGCGCGAAAGCCAGGACGCCATCGCCCTGGAACACGCCGCTCGCCTCCCGCGCTACAAGGCGGACTACGAGCAGATCGTCCTCGCGGCGCGCGGTGTCGCAGCCACCACGGAGCCCTACCGTGACCAACTCGCGGCTGCGGGACTCGGCCCCGACTTCCTCACCAACCTCCTCGCCGCCGCCGACGCCCTCGTCGCCCTCGTCGGCGCACGCGCCCTCGAACTCGAGCGGCGCATGGCGGCCACCGAGGGGGTGGAAACCGAGGCGCGGCGCGGGGTCGCCCTCACCCGCTTCCTCGACGTCCTCGTGCGCCCGACGCTGGACGGCAATCCGTCACGCCTCGTCGAATGGGAGCGGGTCATCCGCCGCGCCCGTCCGCCGCAGGCCGCGGAACTCCCCGTGGCTCCCGGAGGTGAGTCCGCCCGGGCCGCGTAACGCGGCATGACGGCGTGGCATCGTGGGGAGGTGGCGCCGCCTCCCCACATGTCGCGCGTTGCCAACGACACCCGGGGGTGAGACCGGCCATGATACCGACGACGCCCTTGCTTCCCCGAATCCGGAGACCGGCCCTTCCCAGCTCGCCGATCGCCTTGATCGGGACGCAGCCCGGGGTCAGTATTCGCTTCATTGAAACAAGCGCGAAGGTTGCGGCACCCTTGAGATGCAGGGGCCTTCCAGGGTCACTGCCTCTCCATTCTCCAGAGGATTCGTGCGAGCGCGCCTACGCACTGTCGTCGTGGTTCATCTGCTCCTGATGTCGGGGGCCTGCGCGCCGCGGACAGTGGTGGTGACGGCGCAGCGCCCCAAGCTCGCCGAGACCCCCAGACCTGCCCCGAGTCCCTCGTCAACCAGGAACGCTCCCGCTGCCGCGCCGTCGGTAACGGACCGGCTTGTCCTTGCGGCATACACGGGGGATGTAGGAGGCGTCAGGATGGCGCTTGAGCGGGGAGGCGACATCAACGGCGTCTCGCGTCTGGGGCAGACGCCATCGGGCGCGGTCGCGACCGCCGTTCGGCAAAACAAGTTTGAGGTCCTGCAGTTCCTTATAGCTCGCGGTGCTGCGCTGACGGCCCTGCCTGGCGAGGCCCATGGTTCAAGCGCCCTGCACGTCGCCGCGGCGCACGGTGCGTCATCCGATATCATGCGGCTGATCCATCACTCCGGCGTGCCGGTGGATGCTCGCGATACGCGCGGCTTGACGCCCAGCATGGTCGCTGCGGACTCCGCCAGCGCATCGCTCGGCGAGCTGATCCATCTGCGCGCTGATCCATCCGCCGTCGACGCGGATGGGCGGTCGCTCTGGCAACACGCGTACGTGGGGCTGCGCCAACTCCCGACGGTCGAGACCATGTGCCCCCTGCCGGTGGCCGGAGGCCAGGCCTCGCTCGCCAGCAGTCGGCCCGAGCCGTATCCGTGGCTCGAGGCGGTTCCGCGGGACTCGCTTGCGAAGATCTTCCCCCGGTGCGACGTCAACATCGCTGTGGCACGTCGCGCGCATGAGGTCCTGCTCGCACTCGAAGCCATTCTCGCGAGCGAAACGAGGGCGTGGCAGGTCGGCCGAGCCGATATCCAGTCCGACAGGGCCCTGTGCCGCAACATCGCCGCCCACACCGTCTTGTCCTCGGTGGCATATACCACTCAATGGAACCAGCGCGTTCGCCGCGCCGATTTTCGCCTGCGGGAGTCAGGCAATGAGATGTACCGCGAGCGCACGTGGGTTACCAGCAGCTACACCGCGTTTGAGCGGCTCATGCGTGCCACCCGCCCCTGCCTCATCGGGCCTGGAACCCCACCGCCATGACTTCCTGCGTCTTTGCCGCGCGAACCTTGGCGCGTATTGTCTGCGGTTTGCTTTTGCTGGCTCCCGCGCGAGGCATCGGCGCGCAGAGTGGTTTCACACTCGCCACGGCCGTCCGCGCCATTGATCGGTCAAGCCGATTGGACAGCCTGCTCAGTGCGATCGACGTGAACTGGGCACAATCATGCAAGCGCTGGGTGACGCTGTTTGGTGACGAGCATGACGTGCCGGTGTGCCGAGAGTGGGTCACGACCAACCCCGCGCTCCAGCAACTCCCGCCAGATCGTCGAGGCGACCTGGGACAGGTCAACGAGATTCACGCGACGTCGGAACGAGCGATGAGGTTCCTCTTGGAATCGCTGCCGTCCGGGGCGGACGCCGCGGTGAGAACCAGGCTCCTGGGTTCCTGGACGAAGGGCCAGCTGCTGGCCGCCCTCTTCGTCCAACACGTGCGCCGCAACGTCGCACGCGATGTGTGGTCTTTCGACGTTGCCGCCGACACCCTCATGAGTCGCATCAAGGCGCTCCGGTCCACCCCGCCACGATCGGCCTTCGCCGGGGATGATGACGCCAAGCGAGGAGAGATCACGGGCCTGTGCACGTTCGCGTGGGATGCCATCGAACGTGCGACGCTGCCAGTGCAGGACAAACACATGCCGACCGGGTCCCTGCAATGCTGGCCGTAGGGTGACGAGAGTATTTCTGGCGGTCGGGGTCGGGCGAGCCCGGACCGGATTGCCAACAGGCACCAGCCCCGACGGCCGAGGTCAGCAGGCGCTCACATGCCTCGTCGAAACCGCGGCTTGTGCGAGGCCGACGCTCCGGAAACCCTGCCGACCTTCCAGCGGCAAGGCTGAGTCGTAACGAAGGCGGTGGCGTCGGCACTCAATCGGTGGACACCACCATGGTGTCGGCCTGCAAGTCGTGTAACGCCTCGCACTCAGTCTGTGTGACTGTCGTGGCCATGCGCCGCAAGCAGGCGAGCCTCCGACCCCCGCCCGCACATGACGAAGCGCCGAGAGAGAACGTGTTGGTTCAACGTCGTTGACCACGCCGATCGCCGCACCTGGAGAGCCGTTCCGCTGCTCGCGTTCTTGGCCTCCCTCGCAGCGTGCGCCGGCCCCACGGACGCAGGAGGTGATCCCCCTGTGTCAGGGGCACCACCCACTTGGCAGGTGACGCCCCCCCGGGCGGAGGCAGGTACCGTCCTCCGCATCGCGCCGCCATCTCCAACCGGGGACATCTCCGACGCAGAGGTCCATTTGTCTGGGACCCCCCTGGTATCGCGACACGACTCAAGCAGTGGGACCCTGAGCATCGTGATGCCGGCGGTCTCGGCAGGGAAGCTCCGGCTTGACGTGGTAAGGAATGGACGACCCGTCGGTACCGCGTGGGTTGAGGCCGTGCCCATGCAGGTCGACCAAGGGGCAAGGCTGCTCGGCGACTCCCTTGAGGTGCTGCTCGAGGGATTGGCTGCCGCGATCGATACGCTGCACCTCGGCCACGGTGACCTTGGCGTTGTCGACACTGCTGCGGCAGCCCTCTCCGCCGACCTCGCAGCTGACCTGCGAGGAGCGCTCGCCGAATGGCGGAGCCTCTCGGCGCCGAGGAGAGACTCGGCAGCGGCCCTGCTCGCGAACGCGCTTGATACGATGAGCCTCCGGGAGATCATCGATCCTCCCACCGACGCCATGGCCCTCCGTGCCGCAGCCCCGAACGCGGCCCCGAACCAGGACCCTTTCGCGCAGTGCATCAACACCAGATACCTCGTGGACGATACGGACGAGGGCGTTGAGGCCCTGAGTTGGGACAGACTCGAGCTCGTCCTCGCGGGGATTGCCGCGATCCCAGTCAGCGGCGGTACCAGCGCGGCAGTCGTTGTTGCGACGGCCGCGCGCGTGGCGGCGGCGTTGGTGGCGGCCAAGGTGACAGCGCAGCTGGCCAACCTTTATGCCACCCTGCGGTCTCACGTGCCCCGTCCGCGCTCCATGGGTGGCTCGGTCTTCCTGCACTTCGAGCCGGCAACGGGGTCGGTCGGGCATGAGCAGGATCCCACGGCCAGGGCCTACATGATGCCGCTGCTGGCACTCGGAATCGGCGGTGAACCGCTCCTGTTTGGAGCGGTAAAGGGCATCGGGGGAGCCGTTGCCAAGAAGTGGCTTCGATGGGCGGAACGGCTGAAACTGCGCAGCGAGTGGATCCAGAAGATGGAGCAGAGGATCACGACGTTTGCCATCGACAAGATCCTGGGGACCCTTCGGGGGCGCATCGAACGCATCCTGCGCCTCGGGGCGCCGTACACGCTGCGCACGTGGACGGTCCCGATCGAAGCGTCCCTCCTCGCGATTGCGCCAACGTCCGGCGAGGGCTGGCGGCTCCAGACACTTCCGTCCCCCCCGTCAACCACTGGTCTCCGATTCACCGTGGATGCCCTGGTTCCGAATCCTCTAGACCTGACGTTCGTCCCGCAGTACACCGGCACGATCCCTCCTGAGGTCGAAATGTGCCGCCCTCACCCGGTAAAGCCCGCGCAAGAACGCGGGGAAAACGCTTTCCGCATCGAGACGTCGGCGAAGCGCGTCACGGCGAGCGTTGGGTCACTAACCATCGCGTCGCCCGCGAACACCAGCACCTTCGAGGCTGGCATCACAGTGCACAATCCGTTCGGCACGAAGGTGGTCGCGACCGTCGCAAACCTTGGTCCTTTCGTGACGCCCGGGTTCGCCGCCGAAATTGCGAACGCGACGGTGACGCTCGCTCCGTACCAGACCATCACTGCCTCGGATCCGTCGGCGCCTCGCCTCCGCATGAACGTCTCGGCGGGCCTGCCCGCCGTGCGATTGGGGGTTGCCCTCGGCGTCGATGCCAACGGCAAGCGCCATAGCTGCAGCGTGGCGGATGTGCGGATCACTTCGACCGGGACGGTGGTCAAGGAGAACGCGTTCACGGTCCACTTCGGCGGTGCCACGCCCAGCACGAACAGCACAGCGAGCGCGACGGTGAACCTCAACGGCACCGCGTCAACGGTCTCGTGGAAGGGGCGCAATACAGCGGATCTTTCAGTACAGCTACGGCCAGGGCCGAATACGGTCGTCATCGTCCTCTCGAGCGGAACGGGATTGGGGGGCTACATCGTCCCCCCACCCTTCGGCAGTGGAAGGGCAGTCTCGTTCAGCTACAACCCCCACGTCCTGCGCTACTTCCTCCAGACCTTCAACCCTGCCTCCTCGCCCGCGGACTTCTATGTGAAGCAGGCCGAGCGGATCTGCGCTCAGTCGAGTTAGGACTCCGTCCGGAAACACCTACCACACCCTGCCCTCCCTCTGTCGTGATCCCCATTGTTGCCCAGACGTTTCTCAGTCTCATTGGGGGGAGAGGGAGATTCTGCCCTGCGTGCAAGGGACAGCACCAATTCGATCGGGGTGCGGTCGTGAGGCTCGCCCTATTGTGCGGTGAAACTCACAAAGTAGAGCTGAGCCACTGGCGGGACCGCGCGGTCATCACAGGTGATCTCGTGCGTGCCGCCTCGGCCAAGCTTGATCCCGGCGAATTCAAGGTCCAAACGGACTGGTTCGCTGCCTCCGCGAGGGACAGACGAACGTACCACGCGTCGCGTCTTCGCAAGTTCTACGGCTCTTCCATTCATACGGTGTCGCAGGATGCACACTGGCATTGCGTCCGCCGGCAGATCGATGACGGCCCGCCCTGCGCCCGCCGTGGTAGAGGGTGCGCGCTGCAGATGCTGCATCAGGGTAGCGTTGGAGCTAAGCTCAAACGACACCGTCAGGAGAACCTGCTTGTCGGCGAGCGCGTATTCGCCGCTCCGCGAAATGGTCAGTGTGCCTGGGTCGCCATTTGTCTCACGGATCCGCGCCGTCGTCTCTGTCGCCATGACGTCGGCGCCGAGGAGCCGGGTGCTAGGGGGGCTCACGTTTCCGCCCGGCTCACGCAGCAGGATCGTATCCGAGGCCACGACGCTACCGTCGATGCTGCATGTGATTCTGCCTCTCGTCACCCCTTCGTTCCGAAGGCGATCGACTGGGATCTCGGCGACGAACCGCGTACGTATCGCCGCACCGCGTCCGAATCGCTGCTTTCGGTCCTCGTCGGGGTCCGGAAGGTCCAGGGGCGATGGCAACAGGGTTGAACTGAGCACGCAGGCCCGCCGAAACGTCCTGATGTTTGCGAGACTGGTGATCTCCGGTACGACACGTGCCATGCGGTCCCAGTCCGGCCAGTCAACGCGTTTCCCACCTTGCTGAAAGCGGTACTCCAGGGCCACGAACACCCGAGATCGGCCCGGCGCTGGGAAGACCGCGCGAAGCACCCGCTGACTCTCGGGCGCCTCTGGACCGTCAGCGCCGAAGATCTCCATGTGTCCCCCGACGGTGATCCCTGCCTCCTCGAACATGCGATCCTGCTCGTAGGGCGAGGGCTGTTGCCCACTCGGTGGCGAATCAGGATTGCGCGCCGCGGACCTCCGCCCTTCTGGCGGGTCGAGCGCCTGATTGGTGCCGCCCTCGCGGAGAGGCGCCGACACCGCTGGCGTCTCCTGCTTTTCCTTCGAAGTGTCATTCGGCGGCGCATCTTCCCCAGGCGGCCGACTTTCCTCTCTCTTGCTGGTCACACCAGGCGTTGCGGCGACGTTTGGCTGGGACGCCGGTGAGAGCGAGTCTGGGCCGTTGCTTGACCGCAAACCAGGGAGTGCGGGGCTTCCTCCGAGCGAGTTGGCGAGGGCAAGCCACGCCCCTCCCCCTATGATGACCGTGGTCGCCGCAACTCGTCGAAGAGGCCACGTTGGCCACCTACTGCGTCGCGGCCCGCCATTCCTGCCACCAGCGATCGCTGCTCTGAGTTCATTCGCAAAGATGCCTGCGGTCCGGTAGCGCGCGAGCATGGCCGGATTCATGCCGCCCTTTAACACGCGACGCACGTCCGGTGGCAGCCCAGGCGTGAGCGTGAGCGTATCAATTCCGTAGGGGTCGTCAGCCGTTCCGTCCGGAATCTCACCCGCCCTCGGGGGAAGCGCCTTGAACAACGCATACGTTGCGACCACCGCGAGCGCGAAGACATCGCTGCGCCGGTCCACCCGACCTAGCCCGAACTGCTCGGGGCTCATGTACGCGGGTGTTCCTACTGCTTCGTTCTTCGCGGTGAGCCCGCCAGCGTTGGCGGCCCCGAGCGCTTTCGCCAGGCCGAAGTCGATGACCGTTGCAGATTCCGTAAGCTGACCCGCATCCCGAACGATGATGTTCGAGGCCGTCAGGTCTCGGTGGATGACGTCGTTCTCGTGGGCGAAGTCGAGCGCTTCCGCCACGTGGGCGATCCAGCGGCTGACCCGTTCAGGAGGTATTGGGCCTTCTCGCTCCACGAGCGTCCGGACGGAGTCGCCGCGGATGCGTTCCATCACCAGAAACGGCACGCCGTCCACGAGCCCGGCGTCGTACATCCGAACGATATGTGGATGCTCCAGCGATTCGGCGACCCTTGCCTCCTGTCGAAAGCGCTGGACCGTGTCGCTATCGATCGCAAACTCGGGACGCAGCAGCTTCACCACCCGTGCACCGTGGGTCTCCGCGTGCTGCGCAAAGTACACGTGGGCGAAGCCACCGGTTGCGACGAATTCCGTCAGCACCAGCGTTTCGCTGATGCGGCACCCCGCGAGGGCACGTGGCTCGAATCCGAGCGCTACCGACAGACCGTCGTTAGGGCACGTGGGTTCATTCAGGCGCAGTGACTTGGAACACCGGGGACAGGTCCAGCCTGCAACAGCATTGAACATGGGCGGGCTGGCTTGAGCACCCCAAGGGTCGGCCGGGAGCGTTTCCCACGGAAGCTACCCGTCGCCTACGGACAGCGACAGTTGACAGCGGCATCCGAGGCGCGTCTGCCGACTGGCCTCTTCCGCCGTGCGCACCACCGATTCCGGTGTAACAGATCCCGGCATGCCGGCACTCCTCGGTTGCGGAGGTAGTCCGCCAACCACTCAAGAGGCCACAACATGCGCATTTTCAATCTCATGCCGGTGCTCACTCTCACCGCCGTACTCGCCCTCGGCCGCCAGACCGTTGCCGCCCAGAGCGCGACGTCTTCAGCGCTGGTCCGCACGAACGCCGTGGTGCGCTCCCAAGCCTCCCAGTCCGGCGAGCGGATCGGTCTCCTCAGAGCCGGTGAGGAAGTCGTTGTCCTGCAGGAGGTCCCGGGCTGGAAGCGCGTACGGACCTCATCAACGTCTGGGTGGGTGGCCTCCAGGCTGTTGTCGCCGCCACAGCACGTG comes from Gemmatimonadota bacterium and encodes:
- a CDS encoding protein kinase — translated: MFNAVAGWTCPRCSKSLRLNEPTCPNDGLSVALGFEPRALAGCRISETLVLTEFVATGGFAHVYFAQHAETHGARVVKLLRPEFAIDSDTVQRFRQEARVAESLEHPHIVRMYDAGLVDGVPFLVMERIRGDSVRTLVEREGPIPPERVSRWIAHVAEALDFAHENDVIHRDLTASNIIVRDAGQLTESATVIDFGLAKALGAANAGGLTAKNEAVGTPAYMSPEQFGLGRVDRRSDVFALAVVATYALFKALPPRAGEIPDGTADDPYGIDTLTLTPGLPPDVRRVLKGGMNPAMLARYRTAGIFANELRAAIAGGRNGGPRRSRWPTWPLRRVAATTVIIGGGAWLALANSLGGSPALPGLRSSNGPDSLSPASQPNVAATPGVTSKREESRPPGEDAPPNDTSKEKQETPAVSAPLREGGTNQALDPPEGRRSAARNPDSPPSGQQPSPYEQDRMFEEAGITVGGHMEIFGADGPEAPESQRVLRAVFPAPGRSRVFVALEYRFQQGGKRVDWPDWDRMARVVPEITSLANIRTFRRACVLSSTLLPSPLDLPDPDEDRKQRFGRGAAIRTRFVAEIPVDRLRNEGVTRGRITCSIDGSVVASDTILLREPGGNVSPPSTRLLGADVMATETTARIRETNGDPGTLTISRSGEYALADKQVLLTVSFELSSNATLMQHLQRAPSTTAGAGRAVIDLPADAMPVCILRHRMNGRAVELAKTRRVVRSSVPRGGSEPVRLDLEFAGIKLGRGGTHEITCDDRAVPPVAQLYFVSFTAQ